One Candidatus Acididesulfobacter guangdongensis genomic window carries:
- the pstS gene encoding phosphate ABC transporter substrate-binding protein PstS, which yields MITAALTGCAKSKTPHSAKSVSSVPSGTITISGSTMLYPLNSVWAVQYHKIHSNVTVSVAGTGSGFGISNAADGNITIGASDAYLTKAFKKRYPDLVNVPVALDDAQVIYNIPGIPKKVNLKMTPKLVADIYLGKINNWDNPIFKKLNPKYKFPNLHIFVVHRADASGTTFDFTSLLTDTSKTWAKKVGRSLSPSWPTGSGYLGSDAVVSAVRSTKGAIGYVGLGWILEYHLSSAAMQNKAGKYIVGSVKTIAAAGNSALKSGSFPADFDRSIVWNVSAKNAYPDSNFEFWMIRKKQTNPNTTKIIKNLVNWALGPGQDSKYTVKTGFAPLPKSVMGNVKKLLSEVK from the coding sequence ATGATAACCGCTGCTTTGACAGGATGCGCCAAAAGTAAAACGCCGCATTCCGCAAAATCTGTTTCAAGTGTCCCTTCCGGAACAATTACTATCTCCGGCTCGACGATGCTTTATCCGTTAAACAGCGTATGGGCTGTACAGTATCATAAAATTCATTCTAACGTCACAGTTTCTGTTGCAGGCACAGGCTCCGGTTTCGGAATATCAAATGCCGCAGATGGCAACATTACAATAGGCGCTTCCGATGCGTATCTTACCAAAGCCTTTAAAAAAAGATATCCTGATTTAGTAAATGTTCCTGTCGCTCTTGATGATGCGCAGGTGATTTATAATATCCCCGGCATACCTAAAAAAGTAAATCTTAAAATGACGCCTAAGTTGGTAGCCGATATTTATCTTGGTAAAATTAACAACTGGGATAATCCGATATTTAAAAAACTAAATCCGAAGTATAAATTTCCCAATCTTCATATCTTCGTCGTTCATAGAGCCGATGCAAGCGGAACGACTTTTGACTTTACGAGCCTTTTAACTGACACATCAAAAACATGGGCAAAAAAAGTAGGCAGAAGTTTATCGCCGAGCTGGCCGACAGGAAGCGGCTATCTGGGCAGCGATGCCGTTGTGTCTGCAGTTAGAAGCACAAAAGGCGCTATAGGTTATGTAGGACTAGGATGGATATTGGAATACCATCTTTCAAGCGCTGCTATGCAGAATAAAGCTGGCAAATATATTGTCGGTTCTGTTAAAACAATTGCGGCAGCCGGTAATTCTGCCCTTAAAAGCGGCAGTTTTCCAGCCGATTTTGACAGATCTATAGTCTGGAACGTAAGCGCAAAGAATGCATATCCGGATTCTAATTTTGAGTTCTGGATGATAAGAAAAAAACAGACTAACCCAAATACTACAAAAATAATTAAAAATCTTGTAAATTGGGCATTAGGACCTGGACAGGATTCTAAATACACTGTAAAGACAGGATTTGCCCCTTTGCCAAAATCTGTAATGGGCAACGTTAAAAAATTGCTTTCAGAAGTAAAATAG
- the pstC gene encoding phosphate ABC transporter permease subunit PstC — protein MAKLNLKLKLKYKDDLFKFILSIFIFGIILIFITVVAIILYYSYPAVSRFGIAFLWTKEWNPPKEIFGAATFVAGTFMVTIIALMFAIPLSLGIGIFLEEYCPKFLKGFFTIIIEILAGIPSVIFGVWGVLTIVPWLRRNIEPFFEAHFSNVPFLKVTENIGYGILAASIVVAFMVVPIIASITKDALAAVPKITKDGALAMGATRLDVIKDVSLPFSYRGIYGGIILGFGRAVGETIAVVLLIGNQAIIPKSIFGVGYTISALLANTFTFAVISPIYASSEVALALILLLISLIVNIIGRNVLQKVIGGKLSRTQFGGG, from the coding sequence ATGGCAAAACTAAATCTGAAACTAAAACTAAAATATAAAGACGATTTATTCAAATTTATTCTTTCTATTTTTATTTTTGGAATAATATTAATTTTTATCACAGTTGTAGCTATCATATTATATTACAGCTATCCTGCAGTCAGCCGCTTTGGAATAGCATTTTTATGGACAAAAGAATGGAATCCTCCTAAAGAGATTTTCGGAGCCGCTACTTTCGTTGCGGGAACGTTCATGGTAACGATTATTGCTTTAATGTTTGCAATACCGTTAAGCCTTGGAATAGGCATTTTTCTTGAAGAATACTGCCCAAAATTTTTAAAAGGTTTTTTTACCATTATCATTGAGATTTTAGCCGGTATTCCAAGCGTTATTTTTGGTGTCTGGGGCGTTCTTACCATTGTACCCTGGCTTAGAAGAAATATAGAACCTTTTTTTGAAGCGCATTTTTCCAACGTACCGTTTTTAAAAGTTACCGAGAATATCGGATACGGCATACTGGCAGCCTCTATAGTTGTGGCTTTTATGGTTGTGCCTATTATAGCGTCCATTACAAAAGACGCACTCGCCGCCGTTCCTAAGATAACAAAAGACGGTGCGCTGGCTATGGGCGCTACGAGACTTGATGTAATTAAAGACGTATCTTTGCCTTTTTCATACAGAGGCATATACGGAGGCATAATATTAGGATTTGGCAGGGCAGTCGGTGAAACGATAGCAGTCGTGCTGCTTATAGGAAATCAGGCTATAATTCCGAAATCTATATTTGGCGTCGGATATACTATCTCCGCCTTGCTTGCCAATACTTTTACATTTGCCGTGATAAGTCCAATTTACGCGTCAAGCGAGGTAGCTCTTGCGTTGATACTGCTTTTAATTAGTCTTATCGTAAATATAATCGGCAGAAATGTTTTGCAGAAAGTTATCGGCGGAAAACTATCCAGAACCCAGTTTGGCGGCGGTTGA
- a CDS encoding ABC transporter permease subunit, whose protein sequence is MTEKENNKKTEDSGNYFPVNKSYIKRKKIYNRIAYASAALAFIIGAFPVFHIIYSALIIGYKYLNWNFISTMPSGFPIGAKGGILNAIIGDFYLVIIASCLAVPLGIGSGLYLSLFGKKRTNSIIRLLNELMIGIPSVVWGIMGFYIFSTNAGLGFHFGFSALAAGLTLGFIMTPIVTLLTEQAVNRIPASYIEGALAMGATKWQATKSVIVKAAMGGIFTAVLLGVLNIIGQTAPLLFTNYYNTGMPTGITGPGGAVGDLAMLIFIYIHEPSRILHYKAEAASVVLLFFVFALDIGMRLISWVTVKIFEML, encoded by the coding sequence ATGACAGAAAAAGAAAATAATAAAAAGACGGAAGACTCAGGAAATTATTTTCCGGTAAATAAGTCTTATATAAAAAGAAAAAAAATATATAACAGAATAGCTTACGCATCTGCGGCGCTTGCCTTTATAATAGGGGCTTTTCCTGTTTTTCACATAATTTACAGCGCTCTTATCATAGGATATAAATATCTTAACTGGAATTTTATTTCTACCATGCCGTCAGGATTTCCGATAGGGGCGAAAGGCGGAATTTTAAATGCTATAATAGGAGATTTTTATCTTGTCATAATAGCTTCCTGCCTTGCGGTGCCGCTTGGAATAGGTTCGGGATTATATTTGTCGCTTTTCGGCAAAAAAAGAACTAACAGCATAATAAGACTTCTAAACGAACTTATGATAGGAATACCGTCGGTAGTCTGGGGAATAATGGGTTTTTACATTTTTTCCACAAATGCCGGATTGGGATTTCATTTTGGATTTTCTGCACTTGCCGCCGGACTTACTTTGGGTTTTATAATGACCCCTATAGTAACGCTTTTAACGGAACAGGCAGTTAACCGCATTCCGGCGTCATATATAGAAGGGGCGCTGGCTATGGGCGCTACGAAATGGCAGGCTACCAAATCTGTAATAGTTAAAGCGGCTATGGGAGGGATATTTACAGCCGTGCTTCTCGGCGTTCTTAATATCATCGGACAGACCGCTCCGCTGCTTTTTACAAATTATTATAATACAGGTATGCCTACAGGAATTACAGGTCCGGGGGGAGCAGTCGGAGACTTGGCAATGCTTATTTTTATTTATATTCATGAACCGTCCCGTATTCTGCACTATAAAGCAGAAGCGGCTTCGGTTGTTCTGCTGTTTTTTGTTTTTGCGCTTGATATCGGAATGAGGCTTATAAGCTGGGTTACGGTGAAGATTTTTGAAATGCTGTAG
- the pstB gene encoding phosphate ABC transporter ATP-binding protein, which yields MAEIYNNNNNINNINNINNINNIDKNNIDNAVDNIKEEIKIEVKNLNFYYGDYHLLKDINLFFKKNSVCTILGPSGCGKSSFLRTLNRMNDYTEGSKLKGEVLLDGKNIYGKSIDVVELRRNVGMVFQNPNPFPKTIFENVAFGLKIHGIKNKQFIAERVEKCLKYAGLFDEVKDKLHKNAFSLSGGQQQRLCIARAIATNPSVLLMDEPTAYLDPASTATILDLIANFKKFYTIIIVSHNIQQAGRISDYSGFFLNGELIEFSKSGDFFTRPKDKRTENFITNRF from the coding sequence ATGGCTGAAATTTATAACAACAACAATAATATTAATAATATTAACAATATTAATAATATTAATAATATTGATAAAAACAATATAGATAATGCGGTAGATAACATTAAAGAAGAAATTAAAATTGAAGTGAAAAATCTTAATTTTTATTATGGAGATTATCATCTTTTAAAAGATATTAATTTATTTTTCAAAAAAAATTCTGTATGTACAATATTAGGTCCTTCGGGCTGCGGAAAATCTTCTTTTTTAAGAACGCTCAACAGAATGAACGATTATACAGAAGGCTCAAAGCTTAAAGGAGAAGTTCTGCTAGACGGAAAAAATATATACGGCAAGTCGATTGACGTTGTAGAACTCAGAAGAAATGTAGGAATGGTTTTTCAAAATCCAAATCCGTTTCCGAAAACTATATTTGAAAATGTAGCTTTCGGATTAAAGATACACGGCATAAAAAATAAACAATTTATTGCTGAAAGGGTTGAAAAATGTTTAAAATATGCGGGATTGTTCGATGAAGTAAAAGATAAACTTCATAAAAACGCTTTTTCACTGTCAGGAGGACAGCAGCAGAGATTGTGTATTGCAAGAGCGATCGCAACTAATCCGTCTGTACTGCTTATGGATGAGCCCACGGCATATTTAGACCCTGCGTCTACCGCCACTATACTGGATTTGATTGCAAATTTTAAAAAATTTTATACTATAATAATAGTGAGCCATAATATTCAGCAGGCAGGCAGAATATCCGATTACAGCGGATTTTTTCTAAATGGTGAACTTATAGAATTTAGCAAATCCGGAGATTTTTTTACCAGACCGAAAGATAAGAGAACAGAAAATTTTATTACAAACAGATTTTAA
- the phoU gene encoding phosphate signaling complex protein PhoU translates to MNILDRELINLKKSIVDMSELVNSQLNRATKFLFEKDKEIAELAIKNDLQINSMEVNINENCIRLLALYQPEAADLMFITTSMKIITDLERMGDLCASICQIGLKLTDGESSSEEFKCIYSYFKDVADRGDEMLKLAIKMYADGVRENVELKDIIIKDENVIDVLSHKIIVDIINNSIKNFNSLENNITYIFIARKYERFADHAQKIMELLLYMELGKTLRNLPEF, encoded by the coding sequence ATGAATATTCTTGATAGAGAGCTCATAAACTTAAAAAAAAGCATAGTAGATATGAGCGAGTTAGTTAACAGTCAGTTGAATAGAGCGACAAAATTTTTGTTCGAAAAAGACAAGGAAATTGCAGAGCTTGCTATAAAAAATGATTTGCAGATTAATTCAATGGAAGTAAATATAAATGAAAATTGTATAAGGCTTTTGGCGTTGTATCAGCCTGAAGCGGCAGACCTTATGTTTATTACTACCTCGATGAAAATTATTACCGACCTTGAAAGAATGGGAGATTTATGCGCTTCTATCTGTCAGATAGGATTAAAATTAACCGACGGAGAATCTTCTTCGGAAGAATTTAAATGCATATATTCTTATTTCAAAGATGTTGCCGACAGAGGCGATGAAATGCTCAAACTCGCCATTAAAATGTATGCGGACGGCGTCAGAGAAAATGTGGAACTTAAAGATATTATAATAAAAGACGAAAACGTAATAGACGTTCTTTCCCATAAAATTATTGTAGATATTATTAATAATTCAATTAAAAACTTTAATTCATTAGAAAACAATATTACTTATATATTCATCGCAAGAAAATATGAAAGATTTGCCGACCATGCGCAGAAAATTATGGAACTTTTATTATATATGGAATTAGGTAAAACCTTAAGGAATCTTCCGGAATTTTAA
- a CDS encoding ABC transporter permease: MKELLGAFKRNKLALVSLLFILLVIFAAIFAPYISPYNPDKINVNAILQPPSFTHWLGTDQLGRDVFSRLIYGSRISIEVGFIAVSISLFIGVITGAFSGYYSGLIDSLLMRFVDIMLTFPSFFLILAISAILKPSIINIMIIIGLTSWMGVARIVRAEFIQNRQKDYVLAAKASGASDLYIIFSEILPNCIAPILVSATLGIAGAILIQASLAFLGIGIMPPTASWGGMLSRGKTYIMIAWWLTLFPGLAILMTVLSFNLIGEAVRDALDPKVNRSLR; this comes from the coding sequence ATGAAAGAGCTTTTAGGTGCATTTAAAAGAAATAAATTGGCTTTAGTTTCGCTTCTGTTTATTTTATTAGTTATATTTGCTGCTATTTTTGCTCCTTATATATCACCTTACAACCCTGATAAAATAAATGTAAATGCTATACTTCAGCCTCCCAGCTTCACCCACTGGCTTGGAACCGACCAGCTTGGACGGGATGTTTTTTCCAGACTTATATATGGCAGCAGAATTTCAATAGAAGTAGGTTTTATAGCAGTTTCTATTTCATTATTTATCGGAGTTATCACAGGCGCATTCTCCGGATATTATAGCGGATTGATAGACAGCCTGCTGATGAGGTTTGTTGATATAATGCTGACGTTTCCCTCGTTTTTTCTTATTCTTGCTATAAGCGCTATATTAAAACCTTCAATCATAAATATTATGATAATTATCGGATTAACTTCATGGATGGGCGTCGCAAGAATAGTAAGGGCGGAATTTATACAAAACAGACAGAAAGATTATGTTCTCGCCGCAAAAGCTTCAGGCGCTTCCGATCTGTACATTATTTTTTCTGAGATTTTACCAAACTGCATAGCTCCGATATTAGTTTCGGCAACATTAGGCATTGCAGGGGCTATTTTAATTCAGGCATCTTTAGCGTTTTTAGGTATAGGAATCATGCCTCCTACTGCGAGCTGGGGCGGTATGCTCTCAAGGGGAAAAACATATATAATGATTGCCTGGTGGCTGACGCTGTTTCCGGGACTTGCAATATTAATGACAGTATTGAGCTTTAATCTTATAGGCGAGGCGGTGAGAGACGCTCTTGACCCGAAAGTGAACAGGAGTTTAAGGTAA
- a CDS encoding ABC transporter permease, translated as MAVYIFKRLVFMLPILIGITLISFFVIHLAPGNPLTEQLGLNPKVSMGARLQLAKLYGLNKPLISQYISWIKRIATLNFGRSFTADHEPVIKEISRTIGITILINSLALIFIFIFSIPIGAISAVKQNSLFDKISTVIVFIGFAAPSFWVALLLIIFFGINLHWLPIGGITSLNYRFLSPAGKIINISKHLIMPVFVAGFGGIAGLSRYLRGNMLEVYKSEYITTARAKGLKEYIVVYKHALKNALIPFITILGLSVPGLIGGSVIIETIFDINGMGRLFYQSVLARDYPTIMGILVIGAVLTLLGNLIADVAYAIVDPRLRK; from the coding sequence ATGGCTGTTTATATATTTAAAAGGTTAGTTTTTATGCTGCCTATTTTAATAGGCATAACCCTGATATCTTTTTTTGTTATTCATCTTGCTCCGGGTAATCCCCTTACCGAGCAGCTTGGCTTAAATCCGAAGGTATCAATGGGCGCAAGGCTTCAGCTAGCAAAATTGTACGGGTTAAACAAGCCTCTGATATCTCAATATATCAGCTGGATTAAACGGATAGCTACGCTTAATTTCGGCAGGTCTTTTACCGCCGACCATGAACCGGTTATTAAAGAAATATCAAGAACGATAGGTATAACCATATTGATAAATTCGCTTGCGCTTATTTTTATTTTTATATTCTCTATTCCAATCGGCGCTATTTCTGCGGTAAAACAAAATTCGCTATTTGATAAAATATCTACTGTTATAGTATTCATCGGTTTCGCAGCTCCTTCGTTCTGGGTGGCTCTTCTACTTATAATTTTTTTTGGAATTAATTTGCACTGGCTGCCTATCGGAGGGATTACTTCATTAAATTACAGATTTTTATCTCCTGCGGGAAAAATTATAAACATATCTAAACATTTAATTATGCCTGTTTTTGTAGCCGGTTTTGGCGGTATAGCCGGACTTTCCCGATATTTAAGGGGTAACATGCTGGAAGTTTATAAAAGCGAATATATAACGACGGCAAGAGCTAAAGGACTTAAAGAATATATTGTGGTATATAAACATGCTTTAAAAAATGCTTTAATACCTTTTATAACTATTTTAGGTTTAAGCGTACCCGGACTTATAGGAGGAAGCGTTATTATTGAAACTATTTTTGATATAAACGGCATGGGCAGGCTTTTTTACCAGAGCGTGTTAGCGCGTGATTATCCTACTATAATGGGCATACTCGTCATAGGAGCGGTGCTTACACTGCTCGGAAATTTAATAGCGGATGTTGCCTACGCCATAGTTGACCCCAGACTAAGGAAATAA
- a CDS encoding diaminopimelate epimerase, producing the protein MKFTKLEGAGNDYIYIDAINDLPENLADSSNFYRELAVKISDRHFGVGSDGVIAILPPDIDRKNADFRMRMFNADGSEGEMCGNGIRCFAKYVYDHKLISKNQIKINTLAGIKTVKVFTGSGADGSSNGADLVEYAAVEMGKPEFESAKISVDIDKPEVIGEIIKAGDSEFKINCVSMGNPHCVIFVNDVDNFNVGYYGPLIENNTLFPKRINVEFTEIISNESVKVRTWERGSGETLACGTGACAVYSVIKKTIGINGAGGINNNSSISINSSNNSDSCANNADSLNVILRGGVLQIAGDINKSVLMTGPAKEVFSGYYDFEF; encoded by the coding sequence ATTAAATTTACAAAATTAGAAGGGGCAGGCAACGATTATATCTACATTGATGCCATTAATGATTTGCCTGAAAATTTGGCTGATAGTTCAAATTTTTACAGGGAGTTGGCTGTTAAAATCAGCGACAGGCATTTCGGAGTCGGTTCAGACGGCGTAATAGCGATACTTCCTCCTGATATTGACAGAAAAAATGCTGATTTTAGAATGAGGATGTTTAATGCCGACGGTTCTGAAGGTGAAATGTGCGGAAACGGCATAAGATGTTTTGCAAAATATGTTTACGACCATAAACTCATTTCAAAAAATCAGATAAAAATAAATACGCTTGCCGGAATTAAAACTGTCAAGGTTTTTACCGGCAGCGGCGCAGACGGTTCTTCAAACGGTGCAGATTTAGTCGAATATGCCGCGGTTGAAATGGGAAAACCTGAATTTGAAAGCGCTAAAATCTCGGTAGATATTGACAAACCGGAAGTAATCGGCGAGATTATTAAAGCCGGAGACTCAGAATTTAAAATTAATTGCGTGTCAATGGGTAATCCGCATTGCGTAATATTTGTAAACGATGTTGATAATTTTAATGTAGGTTATTACGGTCCTCTGATAGAAAATAACACTTTGTTTCCAAAAAGGATAAACGTTGAATTTACCGAGATTATTTCTAATGAATCCGTAAAGGTAAGAACGTGGGAAAGAGGTTCAGGGGAAACACTCGCATGCGGAACAGGCGCATGCGCAGTTTACAGCGTCATTAAAAAGACTATAGGCATAAACGGCGCCGGCGGCATTAACAACAATAGCAGTATCAGCATTAATAGCAGTAATAATAGTGATAGTTGTGCCAATAATGCAGATTCGCTGAATGTGATTTTGCGCGGCGGTGTTTTGCAGATTGCAGGCGATATAAATAAATCTGTATTAATGACAGGACCGGCTAAAGAAGTTTTTTCAGGCTATTATGATTTTGAATTTTAA
- the ligA gene encoding NAD-dependent DNA ligase LigA: protein MDIRKRINELTDEVNYHNYLYYVLEDPVISDFEFDKLLKELSILEEKYPEYARADSPTKRVGGEPIEKFSQITHRIPMLSLDNTYSKEDVIEFDLKVKRFLNLPADKDIEYECELKFDGLAIELIYENGLFTVGSTRGDGITGEDVTENLKTIKTIPLRLIDKIQKPLKYIEVRGEVLMDKKAFKKLNEQRLKDNMPLFANPRNAAAGSIRQLDSKITSERNLVMFAYGIGEYSEELRFSTQFELMQKLKLLGFNINKETKIAKNINEALDYYEDIAAKRESFSFDIDGVVIKVNDIKFQEKLGELSKTPRWATAYKFIAKQATTVIRDIIVSVGRTGVLTPVAVLNSVIIGGVEVQRATLHNQDEIARKNINIGDTVLVERSGDVIPEVVKVVKKAGGVVNFQDSDYKNSESIGGRGNYFKIPNICPCCGSVAVIDGAAVRCINELACPCQIKASIVHFASKRAMDIEGLGEMLVDKFVENKLIKTVADIYYLHFEKENIEKLEGFGKKSIENLLNSIEKSKNIAYDRFIFALGIRHVGEHIAFLLIKYFKDIEGIKNASIEDLNSKFGIGEEIAKSIYNFFRLESNLDVISKLFAAGVNPHTVVSEKTGQSAVSPLYGKHFLFTGTLKNFSRDTAENAIKEKGAIAEKTVKKSLDYVVAGDEPGSKYTKAVKLGLKIIGEDDFMKLLN, encoded by the coding sequence ATGGATATCAGAAAAAGAATTAACGAGTTAACCGATGAAGTTAATTATCATAATTATTTATATTATGTTTTAGAAGACCCTGTTATATCAGATTTTGAATTTGATAAACTTTTAAAGGAATTGTCTATTCTGGAGGAAAAATATCCTGAATATGCAAGAGCAGATTCTCCGACTAAAAGGGTAGGCGGAGAGCCCATTGAGAAATTTTCTCAGATAACCCACCGTATCCCGATGCTTTCATTGGACAATACCTATTCAAAAGAAGACGTAATAGAATTTGACCTGAAGGTTAAAAGGTTTCTGAATCTTCCGGCGGATAAAGACATTGAATACGAATGTGAATTAAAATTTGATGGGCTTGCAATCGAACTCATATACGAAAACGGTTTATTCACCGTCGGCTCTACAAGGGGAGACGGCATAACCGGAGAAGATGTTACCGAAAATCTTAAAACTATAAAAACTATACCGCTAAGATTAATAGATAAAATACAGAAACCGTTGAAATACATTGAAGTCCGAGGCGAAGTTTTAATGGATAAAAAAGCTTTTAAAAAACTTAACGAACAGAGACTGAAAGATAATATGCCGCTGTTTGCGAACCCGCGCAATGCGGCGGCAGGCAGCATCAGGCAGTTAGATTCAAAAATAACCTCTGAAAGAAATTTAGTAATGTTTGCCTACGGTATAGGCGAATATTCTGAAGAACTGAGGTTCTCTACCCAGTTCGAGCTTATGCAGAAACTAAAACTGTTAGGTTTCAACATAAACAAAGAAACTAAAATTGCTAAAAACATAAACGAAGCTCTGGATTATTACGAAGATATAGCCGCCAAAAGAGAATCTTTTTCTTTTGATATAGACGGTGTGGTCATAAAGGTAAACGATATTAAATTTCAGGAAAAATTAGGCGAACTGTCCAAAACTCCAAGATGGGCTACCGCATATAAATTTATTGCAAAACAAGCTACAACGGTTATTAGAGATATTATAGTATCGGTTGGCAGAACAGGCGTTTTAACACCGGTCGCAGTTTTAAATTCTGTAATTATAGGCGGTGTTGAGGTGCAGCGGGCAACCCTTCACAATCAGGACGAAATTGCCAGAAAAAATATTAATATCGGCGATACCGTGTTAGTTGAACGTTCCGGCGATGTTATTCCAGAAGTTGTAAAAGTAGTGAAAAAAGCCGGCGGCGTCGTTAATTTTCAAGATTCTGATTACAAGAACAGCGAAAGCATCGGCGGCAGAGGCAACTATTTTAAAATCCCGAATATCTGTCCGTGCTGCGGTTCTGTGGCGGTAATTGACGGAGCGGCTGTGAGGTGTATAAACGAACTTGCCTGCCCGTGCCAGATAAAAGCGTCCATTGTTCATTTTGCTTCAAAAAGAGCTATGGATATTGAAGGATTAGGGGAAATGCTTGTAGATAAATTTGTGGAAAATAAATTAATAAAGACTGTAGCCGATATTTATTACCTGCATTTTGAAAAGGAAAATATTGAAAAATTGGAGGGCTTCGGTAAAAAATCAATTGAAAATCTGCTGAATTCTATTGAAAAATCTAAAAATATAGCTTATGATAGATTTATATTCGCTCTCGGCATAAGACATGTAGGAGAACATATTGCTTTTCTGCTTATCAAATATTTTAAGGATATAGAAGGCATTAAAAACGCTTCGATTGAAGATTTAAATTCTAAATTTGGAATAGGCGAAGAAATAGCGAAGTCTATTTATAATTTTTTCAGATTAGAATCAAATTTAGATGTAATTAGCAAATTGTTTGCTGCGGGAGTAAATCCGCATACGGTAGTTTCTGAAAAAACAGGACAGTCGGCTGTTTCACCGTTATACGGAAAGCATTTTCTATTTACAGGCACATTGAAAAATTTTAGCAGAGATACTGCCGAAAATGCAATTAAAGAAAAAGGAGCTATTGCCGAAAAGACCGTCAAAAAGAGTTTAGATTATGTTGTAGCAGGCGATGAGCCGGGGTCTAAATATACTAAAGCAGTCAAATTAGGTCTTAAAATCATCGGCGAAGATGACTTTATGAAACTTTTAAATTGA